One segment of Fuscovulum ytuae DNA contains the following:
- a CDS encoding ATP-binding protein, whose product MTEDALTRIAAALERMAPAPMPAPDFGAEAFVWHTAPDRLEPVARVSRVDLSLLVGVNRSRDTLLENTRHFAAGLPANNALLWGARGMGKSSLVKAVHAAVRAEGHDLKIVELSREDLPSVTRLLAHLRAAPHLRFVLFCDDLSFSHDDQHYKSLKAVLDGGIEGRPENVLFYATSNRRHLMPRDMIENERSTAITPSEAVEEKVSLSDRFGLWLGFHPCSQDEYLDMIRGYCTAHGVRVPEDRLHAEAVEWQATRGSRSGRVAWQFFCDLAAREGVRIG is encoded by the coding sequence ATGACCGAAGACGCCCTGACCCGCATCGCCGCCGCGCTCGAGCGGATGGCACCCGCCCCCATGCCCGCCCCCGATTTCGGGGCCGAGGCCTTTGTCTGGCACACCGCGCCTGATCGTCTGGAACCCGTTGCGCGCGTCTCCCGCGTGGACCTGTCGCTTTTGGTGGGCGTCAACCGATCGCGCGACACGCTTTTGGAAAACACCCGTCACTTCGCGGCAGGCCTGCCTGCCAACAACGCCCTTCTCTGGGGCGCGCGTGGGATGGGGAAATCCTCACTGGTCAAGGCCGTCCATGCCGCCGTCCGCGCCGAAGGACACGATCTGAAGATCGTCGAACTCAGCCGCGAGGATCTGCCCTCCGTCACCCGGCTTCTGGCGCATCTGCGCGCGGCGCCCCATCTGCGCTTTGTCCTTTTCTGTGACGATCTGTCGTTCAGCCATGATGACCAGCATTACAAAAGCCTGAAGGCCGTGCTGGATGGCGGCATCGAAGGGCGGCCCGAAAACGTGCTGTTTTACGCCACATCGAACCGCCGCCACCTCATGCCGCGCGACATGATCGAAAACGAACGCTCTACCGCCATCACGCCGTCCGAGGCGGTTGAAGAGAAGGTTTCGCTCTCCGATCGTTTCGGCCTCTGGCTTGGCTTCCACCCCTGCTCGCAGGATGAATATCTCGACATGATCCGCGGCTATTGCACCGCCCATGGCGTGCGGGTGCCTGAGGATCGGCTTCATGCCGAGGCAGTGGAATGGCAGGCCACGCGCGGCTCCCGCTCTGGCCGCGTGGCGTGGCAATTCTTCTGCGATCTGGCCGCGCGCGAAGGTGTTCGCATCGGTTGA
- a CDS encoding hemolysin family protein yields the protein MLTEILIVLGLILLNGVLAMSELAIVSARPARLKPMEGKSRGAATALRLAEDPGRFLSTVQIGITMVGVLSGAFSGATLGARLSGWLVTQGMDDDLAATFGVGGVVIVLTYLSLIVGELVPKQLALRNPEAVAIRVAPAMRLLSLIAAPVVWFLDRSGKVLLWLLGARGDGGAKVTEEEVHSLLTEAHQEGIIEEEEREMLAGVMRLADRSARALMTPRHEVQMLDITASPAETVAAIRRIGRPRMPVQNPETGEVLGIILLAEAFDALSRKQSLDPARLLREVPVVSDMTDALDVMDILQGSDHHLALVYDEYGHFEGIITSGDILEAITGTVATQSDAEPALIEREDGSLLVSGWMPADEFLDRVGLPRDLAGGYETVAGLVLNLFGRMPNLGEGMPAEGWRFEVVDFDDRRIDKVMVSRQSSP from the coding sequence ATGCTTACCGAAATCCTCATCGTTCTCGGCCTCATCCTGTTGAACGGTGTTCTTGCGATGTCCGAACTCGCCATCGTCTCGGCCCGCCCCGCGCGCCTCAAGCCGATGGAGGGCAAATCGCGCGGCGCGGCCACGGCCTTGCGTCTGGCAGAAGATCCCGGTCGCTTCCTCTCCACCGTGCAGATCGGCATCACCATGGTGGGCGTCCTGTCAGGGGCCTTTTCTGGCGCAACGCTCGGCGCGCGCTTGTCGGGATGGCTTGTCACGCAAGGGATGGATGACGACCTTGCCGCCACCTTTGGCGTTGGCGGCGTGGTCATCGTGCTGACCTACCTCTCGCTGATCGTGGGCGAACTGGTGCCCAAGCAACTCGCCCTTCGCAACCCCGAAGCCGTCGCCATCCGCGTCGCCCCGGCCATGCGCCTTCTGTCGCTTATTGCTGCCCCGGTGGTGTGGTTCCTTGACCGTTCCGGCAAGGTCCTCCTCTGGCTGCTGGGTGCGCGCGGCGATGGCGGCGCCAAGGTGACCGAGGAAGAGGTGCATTCCCTTCTGACCGAAGCCCATCAGGAAGGCATCATCGAAGAGGAAGAGCGTGAGATGCTCGCCGGTGTCATGCGCCTTGCCGACCGCTCGGCCCGCGCCCTGATGACCCCCCGGCACGAGGTGCAGATGCTCGACATCACCGCGAGCCCTGCCGAAACCGTCGCCGCCATCCGCCGCATCGGTCGCCCCCGCATGCCCGTGCAGAACCCCGAAACCGGCGAAGTCTTGGGCATCATTCTATTGGCCGAAGCGTTTGACGCCCTCTCGCGCAAGCAATCCCTCGACCCTGCGCGCCTTCTGCGTGAAGTGCCGGTCGTGTCGGACATGACCGATGCGCTGGATGTGATGGATATCCTGCAAGGCAGCGACCATCACCTTGCACTGGTCTATGACGAATACGGCCATTTCGAAGGCATCATCACCTCTGGCGACATCCTTGAGGCGATCACCGGCACCGTCGCCACGCAAAGCGACGCCGAACCCGCCCTGATCGAACGCGAGGATGGCAGCCTCCTCGTCTCCGGCTGGATGCCCGCCGATGAATTCCTCGACCGCGTCGGTCTGCCGCGCGATCTGGCGGGGGGCTATGAAACCGTGGCGGGGCTTGTCCTCAACCTCTTTGGCCGGATGCCCAA